TCTGTTTTAGCTATTGAGCCAACTATTATAGTGAACTGTATTGGTTATGGTGTAGTAAAGAATGAGTTGGATGTAAAACAAATGTTCGATATAAACTATACTTTAACGAGCAAGTTGTTTGATTTTATTTTTAGCAAACTACCCGATACTTTTTTATTTCATATAGGCACTGCTTTTGAATACAGTCTTAATCAAACCAAACTAACAGAAGACAGTATTTGTTGCCCGCAAACTTATTACGGCATTAGTAAGCTAATGGCTTCGCATTATTTATTAAGCCATAAGAATTTTACAAATTATACCATTTTAAGGCCTTTCAGCATGTTTGGACCTTATGAGCATGAAAGTAAAATAATACCTTATTTAATAAGCGCTCAAAAAAATAAACAAGCCATTCCTTTGTCAGCCGGTACGCAACAACGCGACTATTTTTTTGTAAAGGATTTGAGCAACTTTATTAAAACATTAATTAACAAACCCCATAACAGCATACCCAACCTACTCAATGTTGGAAGCGGAAAAACGTATTCTTTAATTGATTTAGGAAAAGCCATTGCGGCTCAATTACCTGATTTCAATGAGGAGTATTGGCAATGGGGTAAAATACCCTCAAGAGTGGGTGAAAGCGATGCCTTTTACAATGCATCCAATTTAGCTTTTGACAATGGCTTTGAAATAAGTCCATTAAACAAAGGTTTTGAACAAACAATAAAATATTATTTAGAAAATGTATAGCAACTTTAACGGCAGTATTGAAGATTCATTAAGAGCCATTGCACACAACAAAACAACTAAAACCTACGAACCGGGTAAAGATTATTTACCTGTTACAGGAAAGGTATTAGATGCTGATGATTTATTACATGGAGTAGATGCAGTATTAGACGGCTGGTTAACTACCGGCAGGTTTGGACCTAAATTTGAAAAAGAGTTTGCCCAGTATTTTGGCTCACGCTTTTCCTTCTTAGTAAACAGTGGTTCATCGGCTAATTTATTGGCTTTTTATGCGCTTACCTCGCCTAAATTGGGTGAACGTGCTATTAAGCCCGGTGATGAAATAATTACGGTAGCTGCTGGCTTTCCTACCACGGTTAACCCAATGATTCAGTTTGGTTGTATACCCGTTTTTATTGATGTAGATATACCTACTTACAATATAAAAACTGAGTTATTAGAAGAAGCTTTAAGCCCTAAAACAAAAGGTATTATGTTGGCGCATACGCTAGGTAATCCGTTTAATTTAGATGCGATTATGGCTTTTGCTAAAAAACATAATTTATGGGTAATTGAAGATGATTGCGATAGTTTAGGCGCTACTTATAAAGATAAAAAAACGGGCACTTTTGGCGATTTAGCCACTGTTTCCTTCTACCCTGCCCACCATATTACCATGGGTGAAGGTGGTGCGGTATTGGTAAACAATGCGCAACTAAAAAAAATAACCGAAAGCTTCAGAGATTGGGGACGCGACTGCTGGTGTGAGCCGGGTAAAGACAATACTTGTGGCAAACGTTACGACCAGTGTTTAGGAGAATTACCACATGGGTATGACCATAAATATACTTACTCGCATATCGGGTTTAACTTAAAGGTAACTGATATGCAAGCAGCTATTGGCTTAAGCCAATTGAAAAAAGCTGATTATTTTGTACAACGCAGAAGAGAAAATTATGCTACTCTTTATGAAATGCTTAAACCATTTGAAGAGCATTTTATATTACCAGAACCAACGCCTCATAGCAATCCTAGTTGGTTTGGTTTTTTAATTACCATAAAAGATAGCAGCCCTCTTGATAGAAATAAACTGGTTCAGTATTTAGAAGAAAATAAAATTGGTACCCGTTTATTATTTGCTGGTAACTTATTACGCCAACCTGCATACAAAGGTGTTGAACACCGTATAGTTGGTGGTGGTTTAACCAATACTGATACCATTATGAATCGTTCATTCTGGTTGGGTGTTTGGCCCGGATTAGAGGTTAGACATTACGAATACATTATTGATAAACTAAAAGCTTTCATTAACAAGTAACATTGGATAATCAAGAGGTTTTTATTTCTGTTTGTATTCCAACTTATAACAGGGCTGATTTTTTAGTAAGCTGTATACAGAGCGTATTAAATCAAAACTATAGCAATTACGAAATTGTAATTTGCGATAACCAAAGTACAGACAATACGGAAGAAATAGTTAAATCGATTACTGACTCAAGAATACGTTATATAAAAAACAGTGCTAACGTAGGGCTTTGGGGCAATCACAATGAATGTATAAAAAATGCCAAAGCCAATTGGATATTTTTTCTGCACAGTGATGAACTGCTGGAAAATAAAGAAGCCTTACTGGTATTCTCTAACACTATTCAACAGGTTAATGATGACGTAGCCGTTATTATTACCTCGGGTGACAGGCCTGCCATTAATGAGTACCAGGCTTTAAAACCTGATGCAGCATTGATTGAACCAACTGAAGCTTTGTTTCTTTCCTTAACAGGCATTGGAAGTCCATCGGGTATGTGTTACAATAAAAATGCATTGCATAAAACCGGTGAATTCAGAACAGCCAATGAGTTAATATGTACCAGCGACCATGAACTACTAGCCAGATTTTCGGCTCTTAATTATCAATTCTATCTTATCAATACTCAAATACTAAAGGTAATTGAAGGTGATCACCGAATGACCAATAAGGTAAACAAGTTTGATTACATCAATGGATTTAAAATATTGTATGGCGATGCAAAGTCGAATCCGAACTATGCAAAAACGTTGGCGTTTTTTTATAACAACACAAAACATTGGTCAGGCCATTTTATAGCACTTTTTATATTAAGGCTTAGTTATGTGGAAAGCAAAACCACTTTGCTAAGGTTTATATTACTGGCTTTTAAAAAGCGTTCTTTGTTAACGAACAACATTTTTTATTATGGCTTAGCTAACTTTATGTTTGGTAAAAACAGTCATTATAAACTACTTAAATACGTAGGTTAATGAACCAAAACGCACAAAAAAAACGTGGTGTATTTGTTCAGTTAATTGCATCTTATACCAATACAGCTTTTGCTGTTATTAGCGGTTTGTTTTTTGTACCGCTTTACTTCAGGTATATTGACATAAACACATATGGTAGCTGGCTGGCTTCGGGTAATGTTTTAAATATGCTCAGCATTATAGAAGGTGGGGTTGCTATTGTTTTTTCGCAAAAGGTGGCTGCTTTTTATGGAGCAGGCAAAGGCAAAGAATTTGCTGTTAGCACTGCTTCCGGCATAAGTATCAGTTTTTCTATTGCGTTCTTAATTATGATAGCTGCTTTATCATTATCACCCTGGGTTCCTTATTGGGTTAAAGCTGATGCAGCAAATATATCAGGTATAAGATGGGCTTTTTTATTTGCAGGCTCAGGTAGTGCATTAGCTATTATTAATTCAGCCATCGTTGTAATACCAAGAGCCTGGCACAAAAACGAATTCACTTCTATTACTGCTTTGGTGGCATCATTAATGGGTTTGTTAGCTATTTTTTGCTCACTTACTTTTTTCAATGCAGGCATTGTATCGCTGGGTATTGGTTCATTTACCAGAAGCTTAATAAACCTGGTGGGTAACAGCTTTTATACCATAGGTAAATGGAAGCATCATTGTTCGTTTAAACCAGCATTTCAGTTTAACGATTTAAAACAATTAATGGTAACAACACTCCCCGTATTTGGCAGTAACTTTTTAGGCGCATTGCTCAATAATTCAAAAGAGTTGTTATTAGCAATTTTAGTAAACCCGGCTAGTGTAAGTATTTTATCTATTACGGCCAGGTTATTTGGTTTAATTGTAATGGTTATCAACCCACTTTCCTCTTCTTTATTTTCGGCACTTTCAAGCCTTTCATTGAATAAAGAAAAGTTGTTTTACTGGATTCCAAAATTGTTCAGAACCTACAATTTTGCTTCGGGTATTATGTTTGGTATGGCCATATCAGTTAATGCATGGTTTATTAGTTTTTGGGTAGGTGCTGATAAATTCGGAGGTATTGAACTATCAATATTGCTGGGTATTTCGGCTTGGTTAACTACCAAATGTAATATGAATATTATGCTCTTAAACGTGCAATCTATATTTAAGCCTACTTCGTTTATTTCGGTTGTCGATATTTCAATCAGGATATTTTTTATAGGCCTCTTGGTTTTATCGGGCATCCAATTTAAAATAATTTACCTCCCATTAATTGAGTGCTTTTCTATCCTATTCTCAGTGCTTTACCTAGAGTATAATTTATCGAAAAGCTTAAACGACAATAGCTCATTTAAAAACAATGCATTCCATTTCTTTTACTCATTAATACAGTATGTAATTATTGCAGTATTGGTGTATTGGGTAGCCAATTATGGTTTAATAAAAGTAAGTTATTTAAACAGCTTATATCAACTGGTACTAGCCTCGTGTGTTAGTTTAATAGGGTTTGGTTTATTCATAGCCCTTTACCCTAAAAACAGGGCAATGGTTCAGGAAACATGGGCATTAATAAGAAAGAGAAGTTAGTTAAATGAATTCGGGGAAAAAGTTTGGGGTAATGATATTGTTTTTTGATTGCGAGCAATTCATTTTAAAAACAATTGAAAACTGCGCTCCTTTCGTTGACAAAATATATATTAGTTATAGTCCACAACCTTGGTCAGCTTATAATGCTGATGCGCCTAGTTTGTATGCCAATCGGTCAAACCCCGAAATACTAAAACAATCGGTTTATTTTGATAAGCTGGAACTGGTACAAGGAGTTTGGGAAACGGAGGAAGCACAAAGAAATGCCTGCCGCACAAAAGCCATTGCCGATGGTATGGATTATTTAATAGTGCAGGATGCTGATGAGTTTTATTTGCCTGAAACCTACCAACAAAATATTGACGAAATATTAGCTAACCCACAATACAATATGTATCAATGCCCGTGGATGATTTTTTGGAAGGATACAAAACATGTTATCCTACACCGGGAACATTTAGGCGAAAGAAATACTATATATGCGGCTTGCCCATTGTTTGCCATTAACCTGCATGTTGACAATCCATTTACAAGCCGCAGGCTGACAAAGGATATTGATAATAAATTGATTTTACAAGGCATGTGCTTTCACTTATCGTATGTTTTTTCGGATGAAGAAATGGTAAGGAAAATAAATACCTGGGGACACTCGCACCAGGTAAATAAAAACTGGTTACGTTGGAAATGGCTTGCCTGGAATCCGCAAACCAAGTATTTGAATCCATTTAACAGTACGCAATGGATTAAAGCGGTTCCGTACACAGGAAAATTACCTAAAGAATTAATTGATTTTCCTACACCACCTCAAACTATCATTCCATTAAGTTTATTGGAGCAAATTAAATGTAACTGGCAAGACACTATTAGCTTGGGTTCTTTTCAGTTAAGGCAATTGTCTAAACAAGTAAAAAGGCTCTTAAAAAATTAATAATATGCTCATAATATTACCAACATTTAAGCGAATAGAAACTGTTTATTGGGTTATCATTTCAATTATTAATAATGATTTACCTGCACTAGACGAAAAGCCTCGCCTGTTAATTGTAAACAATTACCCGCCCAATAAAGAAGCCATTGAAAACATGGTGGATTCTCTTCAAAAAAAATACCCTGAAAAGGCGGCACTATGGGAGTGGATTCAATTGCACCGTAAAGAAACATTAACACCGGTAGCCAACTGGTATTCGGCTTTGGAAGAATTTGCCAAGGAAGACGAAGTAGCTTTTTTTGTGGGCGATGATGACCCATTACCTAAGTGGAGTATAAAAGTACGTTACGAGCAACTGGTATTAAACAAAGCAGATTTTATTTCGGGTAGGTTATGTTCGGGTATTTTCTTCTATCAGAATGGAAGCAAACTGCATTTTGAAGGCGAAACACCCCAATTAAGCAGCAATACTAAAACAGAAATAATAGATTACAGCAACGTATGGAGCTGGCCTACGGTGCATTTAAGCAACCATTGTTTTGTATACAACGATACTTTTAAAAAATCGCTGGCAATGGTATATGACTGGTTTGAAAGCCAGCCTGAAATAGGCGAATTTAACCGCACTTTATTCATTACTTTTTATGTTCCGCTGGCCTTATTGGTAAATAATGCCAAGATGATTGGTATTGAAGAAATTGTAGTGTACAGGGGCCAGAGTGTAGAAGAAATTATTGACAGTAAATTTGGTATCAGGTCATGGAATTTAGGTTTCATTTCTATGTTGTGTTACGATGTAATGCAAACCTTTTTACCCAACGAAAAAGGCTTAACAGGCGTAAAAAACCATTTTATTGAAACCTATAAAAAATGGTATTTAACTACCTTTTTCGACCCAAGAATCAGCCCTGCTGAAAACAAATACATTCAATCTAAGTACAAGTCGATTATCAATGAATTAACGGTAAGCGACAGACTGTATGCGGTTAAATTAATACTAAAAGACTGGTTAAAAATTAAAGGGCTTCCTTTAAAAGTAAAAGCTTTTTTGGGTGCGCAGTCAGCCGATAAAGTGTTTAAAAAGCTATTGCAAATTGATTAATAAAGCAGCTTATACTACTCTCATTACTTAAAACATCTATGAAAAACTTACTTAAACGCATATATAAATTATTTAACTCGTTGTTATTTGATCCATTGGCCATATACCGCAAATGGAGGGCATTGCCACATTTTATAAGAAACATTTTTGCTTATAAAAGTAAACAACAAGCTAATTCCAGTTTTAAAATAAGCACCAAAGACTTTTATTTTACTACGGCTGATAAGTTTCAATCATCGGGTAATTCATATGGTCATTATTTTTTACAGGATTTATGGGCTGCCAATAAAGTGCACCAATCGGATGCAAAATTACATATTGATGTGGCCTCAAGAATAGATGGTTTTGTAGCGCATTTACTTCCTTTTTGCAAGGTTGAGTATGTTGACATCAGGCCTATGGAATCGAAAATAAACAACCTTACTTATGTGAAAGGTGATATTTGTAATTTACCATACGAAAGCAACACGGTTGATAGTTTAAGCTGTTTACATGTATTGGAGCATATAGGTTTAGGACGTTATGGTGATGATATAGACCCGGACGGACATCTAAAAGGAGCTAAAGAATTAGCCCGAATTTTAAAGCCGGGTGGCACTTTGTATTTTGGCACTCCGGTTGGTAAAGAGCGTTTATGTTTTGATGCACACAGGGTTTTTAACCCGGAAACAATTGTTAAAATATTTGGCGATTTAAAATTGGTATCGTTTAGTTTAATTGACGATAAAGCGGAACAGGTTTTTGAAAATGTAAACTTAGCTGATGGAGCCCATTTAAATTACGGATGTGGCCTTTATGTATTTACCAAATAAATGATTAGCGTTCGTATTTTAGGCGGTTTAGGAAATCAAATGTTTGCTTATGCAAGTGCTAAAGCTATTGCTAAGTTTAATAAAACCGGTTTGCAGTTGGATACACACTCCGGCTTTAGAAACGATGCTTACAAAAGAAATTATGCGCTTGACCATTTTAATATAAAAGCCACTATAGCCAATAATATCAGTAACTATAAAAAGCTGTTTGGTCATTACCGCCAGTTTGTAGAACGTAAAATCAATTTATATTTACCCAATACATTTAAGTGGTATTGGCACGAAACACATTATACCTTTCATAAAGAATTATTAACCAAACCCAATAAACATTTGTATTTGGATGGTTACTTTCAGGCTCCTGCCTATTTTGACAGTATAAAAAATGAATTACAGGAAGAGTTTACTATTAAAAATCCACCTACCGATGAACTCAACCAAAGTATATTCAATAGAATTAAAGCAAGCCAGAATGTGGTTTGTGTGCATGCACGCAGGCTGAGAGCTTTGGCGGCTGATGGTTCTGTAGTAAGCACTAACGATAATAAAATACTAGGATTAGGTTATTACCAACAAGCCATTGCTTATATGCGTAGCCACTTAAACAACCCAACTTTTGTGTTATTTGGTGACGACCCTATTTGGTTACAAGAAAACTTATCGTTAAACGAAAATGAATGTATAACGGTAGGCCATAATAAAGGCGATGAAAATAATTACAAAGACTTTTGGTTGATGCAACATTGCCAACATTTTATACTTTCTAACAGTACTTTTGCCTGGTGGGCAGCTTACTTATCGGAAGCTAACAACAAAATAACCGTGGCCCCTCCTATTCGCTTTTGGGAAAACGATTCTATTTTAAACGACAGAACTTATCAAATTATAGACTAATTGATTTACTGCTAAAAACAATATGTTTTTTTCCCTAACCATTATACTCATAACACTGTTCATATTTATAAAGGCTATAAAATTGCCTTCGTTTATACCTACGCTATTAAGTATTTTGCCCTTACAACAAAGTATTTTTATTTGTTATGCTTATTTTTTTAAGGAGGGACTATTTGCGGAATACTTTATTCATAATGATATTCTGAACGATGCAGGCATTTATTATATACTCATCAATTACTGCTTATATGCAGCCTTTATTTATGGTATTTCATTTCTAGTATTAAAGAAAATAAGGTTTAATAACAACTCACTTCAGTGGTTGCAACTATCGAGTTTTAGCTTTTCGTTAGAGAAATTAATCATTGTGTACTTAGGCTTATCTATGTTGTTTTTAACCTCTACAGCATTAGATGGTTTTATTCCAAAAGTAACCCGTATAGCTTATTCGTACATGAGTTTTGTACCCATATTAGTTGGCTATTTTATTAAAAAGCTGGAACGAAAAATAGTGCTGTTATTTTTTATAGTAGTAGGCCTTTTTGTGGGTGTTAATTTATTAGCTGGTGGTAGAGGCTATTTAGTAACCATTGTTATTTCATTTACGTTGGGTCTTTTGGCTAATAAAGAAAATTACAACCTACGTAGAAAATACTTTATCACCATTGGTATTATTGCGGTGCTAGCCTTTCCATTACTTAGTTTTATTGAGCAATTCAGAACTGAAAATGAACGTGTAAGTTTTGAAGAGGTAGATGGACAAAGGCTTAATTCTTTGGTTTCGGAATACAAAACCAATACCAATAGCAAAGAGACCAACAATGATGGAATAGCCCGTTTAATTACCTGGCCTACCTTATCCGTTATACTACTTACTGATGTTACGGTACCAACAGTGGGTTTCAGCAATATTGGTAACGATTTACAGTTTATTTATACCAATACTTTTATTACCGGAAAAGGTGTGGAAGAGTCGCGTGAACAATACATAGAAAATTTATGGGGATCCTCCCCTTCCAACTTATATGATTACAACGTAAACTTATCAAATAGCGTAGAGTTTTCGTTAATGGCTGATGGTATTTGGCGGTATGGACAATTGGGTTTCTTTTACAATTTGATTATTATTATTTTAATAGCTTTACTCATTGAAAACTATATTGTAAACTCCATTAGCACAAACAATATCAGTTCATTTAAACTATTTATTTTAGGTAATACCTACCTAATTATGTACAATTCAGTAGGAGCAGAACCGCTTATAAGTATTGCGAGAAGTTTAATTTACAATATGTTCTTCTCCTTTCTGTTTTCTAAAATTATCGATTTCTATTTACATAAACATGTACTAAGAAAAGCCTTAAATACTATAGAAAATCTGTAACGTAAAATTCATTCAAAACTATTTTTAACATGTGTGGCATAGCAGGAATAATAGGAAACAATCATAGTCATGAATTAATTTATACTATAGTTGAAAAAATAAAACACAGAGGCCCTGATGGTAATGGCGTAGCATTTAGAATTAATGATAAGTCCGTTACGCTGGCTCATGTAAGGTTAAGTATTATTGATTTAAGCACTAACGGGGCACAACCCATGTTAAGCGAAAACAATGGGAACGTAATAACATTTAATGGCGAAATTTATAATTACCGCCAGTTAAAAGAAGAACTTAAATACCATTATACTTTTAAAACCAGCAGCGATACAGAAGTAATATTAGCCGCTTATGCCCATTGGGGTGTGGAGGCTATTAGCAAACTGCAAGGTATGTTTGCCCTTGCCATATACGATAAAAGCAAAAACAAAATATTAATAGCCAGAGACCGGGTCGGTATTAAACCTTTTTATTACAGGCAATACAAAGGCAATTTTTTATTCTGCTCCGAAATAAAAGGTTTGCTTGGTTTACCCGATACGCAACATACTTTAAACTTAGCCAAAACAGGTAAGTTTATTGGATACCGACAACTGGATGTTGACTACGAAACTTTTTACAATGAAGTAAAACAATTGCCTTCGGCACATTACGCCTGGGTAAATGAATCAGGTGAAATGGAAACACCCACAGCTTATTGGGATTTTCCAAAACAAGGCTATAAACATTTTGATGCCCAAACTGATAAAGATGCTTTGGTTGATTTGTTTAGAGAAACACTCAACCTGCATATGATTTCAGATGTAGAAGTAGGTGCTTTTGTATCGGGCGGTATAGACTCATCATCGGTAGCCAGTTTTGCTTTACAAAGCAATGAACAAGAAGTGTTACACACTTTTTCAGCCATACAGGTAGAGCAAAACAGCGAGAATACTTTAATAAAATACATTGTTGATCAACCCAAAATTAAACACCATTCCTTTTTACTGGATGGCACCGGTTTTTTTGATGAGTTGGCTAATGTTATTTATCACCACGATGAACCCTTATTAGATGGTTCCATGTATTCACACTATAAACTTTGCCAAATGGCATCGCAACACAAAATAAAAGTATTGCTGTCAGGTGCAGGTGGCGATGAATTGTTTGGTGGTTATCTTTCGCATGTAAGTGCTTATTTGGGTACTTTATTAAGTGAAGGTAAAATAGGTGCACTTAACAATGCCATTGGTATTATTGCCAATAACAGCGAATACAGCGTAAAACAATTATGGTTAAAAGCCATACAGGAAGCTACGCCTGTTGCATGGAAACAGTCGTTTAAAAACAAACAGTTTAATAAAAACACCGCTATACTTAACGTAGATGCGAGTGATTTAAACAGTACTTTTTATTACCATAAAGCAGATACAGCTTGGGAAAGTAATTTCTTAAACAACTATAAAAGTTGGACAGTGCCACCTTACCTGCATTACGAAGATAGAAACTCGATGGCTTTTGGTGTAGAAATAAGAGTACCTTTTTACGACCATCGCTTAATTGAGTTTGTTCGACAATTTGATACCGCTTCTCTCATGAATGGAGCAAGCAAAAGTTTAATCAGGCAATCGTTTAAAGGAATAGTACCTGAACCTATTTTACAACAAAAAGGAAAATATGGCTTCCCTTCGCCTATTGATAATTTATTAAAAAACGATAAACGTAGCAAAGAATTATTTTACGATTTGGTTCCAACAAATCCTTTTATGAAAAAAGAGTTAGCTATTCAGTTAGGTGATGATTTTTATAGTGGTAAAGCAGATTTAGGTTTATTCTGGCGTGCTTTATCATTTAGTGTGTGGTACAACAAAAACTTTGCATGAAATTAAACTTGCTTTATGTAGGCGATTTATGGACAGGCAGCACTGCTTTACAAAGGCTTGATGCACTAAAAACACTGAACTATAATATTGTTGAAATAGACTCGACACAGGTTTTAAATAAAATACAACAATTACTTTTTCGAATAAGCTTTAAACTAAAATGGCCTATTGATTTTATTGGACTCAATAAAAAAATAATTGATACTATTAATCAACAAGCCTTTGATGTACTCTGGGTAGATAAAGGTTTATTCATTAAACCAGATACACTAAAACTAGCCAAACAAAAAGGCATAAAATTAGTAAACTACAGTCCGGACGATATGATTAATAAAAACAATCAGTCCAATTACTATTTAGCAGCTATGCCTGTTTACGATGTACATGTAAGTACTAAATCGTATAACATGGAAGAGTTAAAACAACTGGGTGCTAAAAAAGTTATTTTTAGCGACAAAGGTTTTGACCCGACATTACACCACCCTGTACAACCAACAGAAAGTGAATTGCGTGAACTAGGTAGCTTGGTTGGCTTTATTGGTAGTTACGAAGATGACCGTGCAGAAAGTATAAAGTACTTATGTAAAAACGGTATTGAAGTAAGAGTATACGGGTCAACTTGGGCGCATTTAAAAAATAAAATCCCTAATTTAATAGTCGATAGCAATAGTTACTTTCATAGAAGTTATGTTACCGTATTAAACTGCATTGAAATCAATTTATGTTTTTTAAAAAAACAAAACCGCGATTTACAAACCCAGCGCAGTGTTGAAATAACAGCTTGCGGCCGCTTTATGATTGGAGAAAGAACAGCAGAGCATTTGCGTTTATTTAAAGAAAACGAAGAAGCCGTTTATTTTGATAATGACAACAAAGAAGAACTGTTAGAAAAAGTGCGTTATTATTTAGATAAAAAAGAATTACGCGATAAGATAGGGCAAGCTGCAAGAGCGCGCTGCATTGAATCGAAATACGACATTAACAGCAGACTAGAACAAGTTATACATTCCATTAACTAATTAAACCATGAATTATAAAAAAGCGGTATACGACTCATACCTCAGTTTTCATAATAAGCACTTATACGGAGCACCTTCTTTGGAAAGGTTTAATGCCCACAAAGCTGTTAATGATTTTTACTTAAACCCATTTTTACCAAACAACAAACAGGCAGCTATTTTAGATATTGGCTGTGGCGATGGTAATTTGGTTTATTGGTTGCAACAAAAAGGCTACCAACAAGCACAAGGTGTTGATGTATCAGCCGAGCAAATAGAATCAGGTTTAGGTTTAGGTATAACCAATTTATTTATTGGCGACTTAACCGGCTTTTTGCAAGACAAAGAGAACAAATATGATTTGATTATAGCCCGCGATGTATTTGAACATTTTACCAGACAAGATTTTTTTGAGGCTTTGATTGTAATAAAAAAA
This DNA window, taken from Bacteroidota bacterium, encodes the following:
- a CDS encoding DUF268 domain-containing protein, coding for MKNLLKRIYKLFNSLLFDPLAIYRKWRALPHFIRNIFAYKSKQQANSSFKISTKDFYFTTADKFQSSGNSYGHYFLQDLWAANKVHQSDAKLHIDVASRIDGFVAHLLPFCKVEYVDIRPMESKINNLTYVKGDICNLPYESNTVDSLSCLHVLEHIGLGRYGDDIDPDGHLKGAKELARILKPGGTLYFGTPVGKERLCFDAHRVFNPETIVKIFGDLKLVSFSLIDDKAEQVFENVNLADGAHLNYGCGLYVFTK
- a CDS encoding NAD-dependent epimerase/dehydratase family protein, giving the protein MQKHKVLVLGATGFVGSHIFEDLSSAFDTYGSSRKANGANQIQFDITDETTWSSVLAIEPTIIVNCIGYGVVKNELDVKQMFDINYTLTSKLFDFIFSKLPDTFLFHIGTAFEYSLNQTKLTEDSICCPQTYYGISKLMASHYLLSHKNFTNYTILRPFSMFGPYEHESKIIPYLISAQKNKQAIPLSAGTQQRDYFFVKDLSNFIKTLINKPHNSIPNLLNVGSGKTYSLIDLGKAIAAQLPDFNEEYWQWGKIPSRVGESDAFYNASNLAFDNGFEISPLNKGFEQTIKYYLENV
- a CDS encoding alpha-1,2-fucosyltransferase, whose product is MISVRILGGLGNQMFAYASAKAIAKFNKTGLQLDTHSGFRNDAYKRNYALDHFNIKATIANNISNYKKLFGHYRQFVERKINLYLPNTFKWYWHETHYTFHKELLTKPNKHLYLDGYFQAPAYFDSIKNELQEEFTIKNPPTDELNQSIFNRIKASQNVVCVHARRLRALAADGSVVSTNDNKILGLGYYQQAIAYMRSHLNNPTFVLFGDDPIWLQENLSLNENECITVGHNKGDENNYKDFWLMQHCQHFILSNSTFAWWAAYLSEANNKITVAPPIRFWENDSILNDRTYQIID
- a CDS encoding glycosyltransferase family 2 protein; the encoded protein is MDNQEVFISVCIPTYNRADFLVSCIQSVLNQNYSNYEIVICDNQSTDNTEEIVKSITDSRIRYIKNSANVGLWGNHNECIKNAKANWIFFLHSDELLENKEALLVFSNTIQQVNDDVAVIITSGDRPAINEYQALKPDAALIEPTEALFLSLTGIGSPSGMCYNKNALHKTGEFRTANELICTSDHELLARFSALNYQFYLINTQILKVIEGDHRMTNKVNKFDYINGFKILYGDAKSNPNYAKTLAFFYNNTKHWSGHFIALFILRLSYVESKTTLLRFILLAFKKRSLLTNNIFYYGLANFMFGKNSHYKLLKYVG
- the rfbH gene encoding lipopolysaccharide biosynthesis protein RfbH, which translates into the protein MYSNFNGSIEDSLRAIAHNKTTKTYEPGKDYLPVTGKVLDADDLLHGVDAVLDGWLTTGRFGPKFEKEFAQYFGSRFSFLVNSGSSANLLAFYALTSPKLGERAIKPGDEIITVAAGFPTTVNPMIQFGCIPVFIDVDIPTYNIKTELLEEALSPKTKGIMLAHTLGNPFNLDAIMAFAKKHNLWVIEDDCDSLGATYKDKKTGTFGDLATVSFYPAHHITMGEGGAVLVNNAQLKKITESFRDWGRDCWCEPGKDNTCGKRYDQCLGELPHGYDHKYTYSHIGFNLKVTDMQAAIGLSQLKKADYFVQRRRENYATLYEMLKPFEEHFILPEPTPHSNPSWFGFLITIKDSSPLDRNKLVQYLEENKIGTRLLFAGNLLRQPAYKGVEHRIVGGGLTNTDTIMNRSFWLGVWPGLEVRHYEYIIDKLKAFINK
- the asnB gene encoding asparagine synthase (glutamine-hydrolyzing) — translated: MCGIAGIIGNNHSHELIYTIVEKIKHRGPDGNGVAFRINDKSVTLAHVRLSIIDLSTNGAQPMLSENNGNVITFNGEIYNYRQLKEELKYHYTFKTSSDTEVILAAYAHWGVEAISKLQGMFALAIYDKSKNKILIARDRVGIKPFYYRQYKGNFLFCSEIKGLLGLPDTQHTLNLAKTGKFIGYRQLDVDYETFYNEVKQLPSAHYAWVNESGEMETPTAYWDFPKQGYKHFDAQTDKDALVDLFRETLNLHMISDVEVGAFVSGGIDSSSVASFALQSNEQEVLHTFSAIQVEQNSENTLIKYIVDQPKIKHHSFLLDGTGFFDELANVIYHHDEPLLDGSMYSHYKLCQMASQHKIKVLLSGAGGDELFGGYLSHVSAYLGTLLSEGKIGALNNAIGIIANNSEYSVKQLWLKAIQEATPVAWKQSFKNKQFNKNTAILNVDASDLNSTFYYHKADTAWESNFLNNYKSWTVPPYLHYEDRNSMAFGVEIRVPFYDHRLIEFVRQFDTASLMNGASKSLIRQSFKGIVPEPILQQKGKYGFPSPIDNLLKNDKRSKELFYDLVPTNPFMKKELAIQLGDDFYSGKADLGLFWRALSFSVWYNKNFA
- a CDS encoding glycosyltransferase family A protein translates to MLIILPTFKRIETVYWVIISIINNDLPALDEKPRLLIVNNYPPNKEAIENMVDSLQKKYPEKAALWEWIQLHRKETLTPVANWYSALEEFAKEDEVAFFVGDDDPLPKWSIKVRYEQLVLNKADFISGRLCSGIFFYQNGSKLHFEGETPQLSSNTKTEIIDYSNVWSWPTVHLSNHCFVYNDTFKKSLAMVYDWFESQPEIGEFNRTLFITFYVPLALLVNNAKMIGIEEIVVYRGQSVEEIIDSKFGIRSWNLGFISMLCYDVMQTFLPNEKGLTGVKNHFIETYKKWYLTTFFDPRISPAENKYIQSKYKSIINELTVSDRLYAVKLILKDWLKIKGLPLKVKAFLGAQSADKVFKKLLQID